A part of Rickettsia canadensis str. McKiel genomic DNA contains:
- a CDS encoding co-chaperone GroES, producing MSFKPLHDRIAIKPIEHEEKTKGGIIIPDTAKEKPMQGIITAVGTGTRNEKGEVYPLELKVGDKVLYGKWAGTEIEIKGEKLIVMKENDVLGIIN from the coding sequence ATGTCTTTTAAACCATTACATGATAGAATTGCAATAAAGCCTATCGAACACGAAGAAAAAACTAAAGGTGGAATTATTATTCCTGATACTGCTAAAGAAAAGCCTATGCAAGGTATTATCACCGCTGTAGGCACAGGTACTCGTAATGAAAAAGGTGAAGTTTATCCTTTAGAGTTAAAAGTCGGTGACAAAGTTTTATACGGTAAGTGGGCAGGTACCGAAATCGAAATTAAAGGTGAAAAACTGATCGTTATGAAAGAAAACGATGTTCTTGGTATAATTAATTAA
- the rph gene encoding ribonuclease PH has product MRQSGRKSNQLRPISLELSPLVNAEGSCLIKIGKTHVICSATCETTVPPFLRGQNQGWVTAEYGMLPSSTSQRIKREAVLGKQGGRTQEIQRLIGRAMRCVIDLKKLGERQIIIDCDVINADGGTRTAAITGSYIALHLAIRLLMKKSILKVNPLISQIAAISCGIYKGETILDLDYLEDSDAEVDINFVFAGNGNLIEVQGTAEKKPFSEEQFLAMLKLAKVGAAELFKLQNQVLLGS; this is encoded by the coding sequence ATGAGACAGTCAGGAAGAAAAAGCAACCAATTACGTCCTATTTCATTAGAATTATCACCACTTGTTAATGCAGAAGGTTCATGTCTTATTAAAATAGGTAAGACGCATGTCATATGTAGTGCTACTTGCGAAACTACCGTACCACCGTTTTTACGTGGGCAGAATCAAGGTTGGGTTACTGCTGAATACGGTATGCTTCCAAGCTCTACATCACAGCGTATTAAAAGAGAAGCAGTACTTGGAAAACAAGGTGGAAGAACACAAGAGATACAGCGTTTGATAGGTAGGGCGATGCGATGTGTAATTGACCTAAAAAAACTTGGTGAAAGACAAATTATTATAGATTGTGACGTGATTAATGCTGATGGTGGTACTAGAACGGCAGCAATAACAGGGAGCTACATAGCATTGCACCTAGCTATTAGATTATTGATGAAAAAGAGCATTTTAAAAGTAAACCCGTTAATTAGCCAAATTGCAGCTATTTCTTGTGGTATATATAAAGGTGAGACGATACTAGATTTAGATTATTTAGAAGATAGTGATGCTGAAGTGGATATTAATTTTGTGTTTGCAGGTAATGGTAATCTAATAGAAGTACAAGGCACAGCAGAGAAAAAGCCTTTTTCCGAAGAGCAATTTTTAGCAATGTTGAAACTTGCTAAAGTCGGTGCAGCGGAATTGTTTAAACTACAAAATCAGGTATTGCTTGGGTCTTAA
- the grpE gene encoding nucleotide exchange factor GrpE produces MTDNNIENNEEEIRKAPSANDREELTELKAQIEELKDKLIRTTAEIDNTRKRLEKARDEAKDYAIATFAKELLNVSDNLARALAHTPAKLDVEVINIIEGVQMTKDELDKIFHKHHIEEIKPEIGSMFDYNLHNAISQIDNTKYAPNSVITVMQSGYKIKDRLLRPATVQVTKKPKQEE; encoded by the coding sequence ATGACGGATAATAATATAGAAAATAACGAAGAAGAAATAAGAAAAGCACCAAGTGCTAACGATAGAGAGGAATTAACAGAGTTAAAAGCACAAATTGAAGAGCTAAAAGATAAGCTAATAAGAACTACTGCCGAAATAGACAATACAAGGAAGCGTTTAGAAAAAGCACGTGACGAAGCAAAAGATTATGCGATTGCTACATTTGCTAAAGAGCTACTAAATGTTAGTGATAATCTTGCAAGAGCATTAGCACATACACCGGCAAAGCTTGATGTAGAAGTCATAAATATTATTGAAGGCGTTCAGATGACTAAAGATGAGCTGGATAAAATCTTTCATAAACATCATATTGAAGAAATAAAGCCGGAAATAGGATCAATGTTTGACTATAATCTACATAATGCAATTTCACAAATAGATAATACGAAATATGCACCAAATAGCGTTATTACTGTAATGCAATCAGGATATAAAATTAAAGATAGACTACTTCGCCCTGCTACCGTACAGGTTACTAAAAAACCTAAGCAAGAAGAATAA
- a CDS encoding ribonuclease PH, producing the protein MIKEIALYNLLSYSYVIFVLKSLPGTKPKALNDALEYLRGEYLVVYDAEDNPESDQLLKDLAMFRNLPS; encoded by the coding sequence ATGATTAAAGAAATAGCTTTATATAATTTACTATCTTACTCTTATGTGATATTTGTGCTAAAAAGTTTACCTGGAACTAAACCGAAAGCACTTAATGATGCTCTAGAATATTTACGTGGTGAGTATTTAGTGGTTTATGATGCTGAAGATAACCCTGAATCTGATCAGTTGCTTAAGGATCTAGCAATGTTTAGAAACTTGCCATCCTAA